One segment of Alligator mississippiensis isolate rAllMis1 chromosome 13, rAllMis1, whole genome shotgun sequence DNA contains the following:
- the SZRD1 gene encoding SUZ domain-containing protein 1 isoform X3, translating into MRPDRVRMRGRRAGGGRGALKWKMRRSPRAGRRRPTAGRKSKSPPKVPIVIQDDSLPSGPPPQIRILKRPATNGVLSNPNSASRPAFPVKSLAQREAEYAEARKRILGSASPEEEQDKPILDRPTRISQPEDSRQLNNVIRQPLGPDGSQGFKQRR; encoded by the exons ATGCGCCCTGATAGAGTGCGCatgcgcgggcggcgggctggcGGCGGCCGAGGAGCCTTAAAATGGAAGATGAGGAGGTCGCCGAGAGCTGGGAGGAGGCGGCCGACAGCGGG TAGAAAATCAAAATCTCCTCCCAAAGTGCCGATTGTGATTCAGGACGACAGCCTTCCCTCAGGTCCTCCCCCGCAGATCAGGATCTTAAAGAGGCCCGCAACTAATGGCGTGCTCAGTAACCCCAACTCTGCGAGCAGACCAGCCTTTCCCGTGAAGTCTCTGGCACAAAGGGAGGCAGAATACGCAGAAGCCAGAAAACGAATTCTGGGCAGCGCGAGCCCAGAAGAGGAACAGGACAAACCCATTCTAGACAG GCCAACAAGGATCTCCCAGCCAGAAGACAGCAGACAGCTCAACAATGTGATTAGGCAGCCACTGGGTCCTGACGGTTCACAAGGCTTCAAACAGCGCAGATAA
- the SZRD1 gene encoding SUZ domain-containing protein 1 isoform X1: MRPDRVRMRGRRAGGGRGALKWKMRRSPRAGRRRPTAGSRKSKSPPKVPIVIQDDSLPSGPPPQIRILKRPATNGVLSNPNSASRPAFPVKSLAQREAEYAEARKRILGSASPEEEQDKPILDRPTRISQPEDSRQLNNVIRQPLGPDGSQGFKQRR; the protein is encoded by the exons ATGCGCCCTGATAGAGTGCGCatgcgcgggcggcgggctggcGGCGGCCGAGGAGCCTTAAAATGGAAGATGAGGAGGTCGCCGAGAGCTGGGAGGAGGCGGCCGACAGCGGG taGTAGAAAATCAAAATCTCCTCCCAAAGTGCCGATTGTGATTCAGGACGACAGCCTTCCCTCAGGTCCTCCCCCGCAGATCAGGATCTTAAAGAGGCCCGCAACTAATGGCGTGCTCAGTAACCCCAACTCTGCGAGCAGACCAGCCTTTCCCGTGAAGTCTCTGGCACAAAGGGAGGCAGAATACGCAGAAGCCAGAAAACGAATTCTGGGCAGCGCGAGCCCAGAAGAGGAACAGGACAAACCCATTCTAGACAG GCCAACAAGGATCTCCCAGCCAGAAGACAGCAGACAGCTCAACAATGTGATTAGGCAGCCACTGGGTCCTGACGGTTCACAAGGCTTCAAACAGCGCAGATAA
- the SZRD1 gene encoding SUZ domain-containing protein 1 isoform X6 — protein MEDEEVAESWEEAADSGEIDRRLEKKLKITQKESRKSKSPPKVPIVIQDDSLPSGPPPQIRILKRPATNGVLSNPNSASRPAFPVKSLAQREAEYAEARKRILGSASPEEEQDKPILDRPTRISQPEDSRQLNNVIRQPLGPDGSQGFKQRR, from the exons ATGGAAGATGAGGAGGTCGCCGAGAGCTGGGAGGAGGCGGCCGACAGCGGG GAAATAGATAGACGGTTGGAAAAGAAACTGAAGATCACACAAAAAGAAAG TAGAAAATCAAAATCTCCTCCCAAAGTGCCGATTGTGATTCAGGACGACAGCCTTCCCTCAGGTCCTCCCCCGCAGATCAGGATCTTAAAGAGGCCCGCAACTAATGGCGTGCTCAGTAACCCCAACTCTGCGAGCAGACCAGCCTTTCCCGTGAAGTCTCTGGCACAAAGGGAGGCAGAATACGCAGAAGCCAGAAAACGAATTCTGGGCAGCGCGAGCCCAGAAGAGGAACAGGACAAACCCATTCTAGACAG GCCAACAAGGATCTCCCAGCCAGAAGACAGCAGACAGCTCAACAATGTGATTAGGCAGCCACTGGGTCCTGACGGTTCACAAGGCTTCAAACAGCGCAGATAA
- the SZRD1 gene encoding SUZ domain-containing protein 1 isoform X5 encodes MEDEEVAESWEEAADSGEIDRRLEKKLKITQKESSRKSKSPPKVPIVIQDDSLPSGPPPQIRILKRPATNGVLSNPNSASRPAFPVKSLAQREAEYAEARKRILGSASPEEEQDKPILDRPTRISQPEDSRQLNNVIRQPLGPDGSQGFKQRR; translated from the exons ATGGAAGATGAGGAGGTCGCCGAGAGCTGGGAGGAGGCGGCCGACAGCGGG GAAATAGATAGACGGTTGGAAAAGAAACTGAAGATCACACAAAAAGAAAG taGTAGAAAATCAAAATCTCCTCCCAAAGTGCCGATTGTGATTCAGGACGACAGCCTTCCCTCAGGTCCTCCCCCGCAGATCAGGATCTTAAAGAGGCCCGCAACTAATGGCGTGCTCAGTAACCCCAACTCTGCGAGCAGACCAGCCTTTCCCGTGAAGTCTCTGGCACAAAGGGAGGCAGAATACGCAGAAGCCAGAAAACGAATTCTGGGCAGCGCGAGCCCAGAAGAGGAACAGGACAAACCCATTCTAGACAG GCCAACAAGGATCTCCCAGCCAGAAGACAGCAGACAGCTCAACAATGTGATTAGGCAGCCACTGGGTCCTGACGGTTCACAAGGCTTCAAACAGCGCAGATAA
- the SZRD1 gene encoding SUZ domain-containing protein 1 isoform X4: MNQTCLVWHGFELQTKKMSVEIDRRLEKKLKITQKESRKSKSPPKVPIVIQDDSLPSGPPPQIRILKRPATNGVLSNPNSASRPAFPVKSLAQREAEYAEARKRILGSASPEEEQDKPILDRPTRISQPEDSRQLNNVIRQPLGPDGSQGFKQRR; encoded by the exons ATGAACCAGACCTGCTTGGTGTGGCATGGTTTTGAACTCCAGACAAAAAAGATGTCCGTG GAAATAGATAGACGGTTGGAAAAGAAACTGAAGATCACACAAAAAGAAAG TAGAAAATCAAAATCTCCTCCCAAAGTGCCGATTGTGATTCAGGACGACAGCCTTCCCTCAGGTCCTCCCCCGCAGATCAGGATCTTAAAGAGGCCCGCAACTAATGGCGTGCTCAGTAACCCCAACTCTGCGAGCAGACCAGCCTTTCCCGTGAAGTCTCTGGCACAAAGGGAGGCAGAATACGCAGAAGCCAGAAAACGAATTCTGGGCAGCGCGAGCCCAGAAGAGGAACAGGACAAACCCATTCTAGACAG GCCAACAAGGATCTCCCAGCCAGAAGACAGCAGACAGCTCAACAATGTGATTAGGCAGCCACTGGGTCCTGACGGTTCACAAGGCTTCAAACAGCGCAGATAA
- the SZRD1 gene encoding SUZ domain-containing protein 1 isoform X2 yields MNQTCLVWHGFELQTKKMSVEIDRRLEKKLKITQKESSRKSKSPPKVPIVIQDDSLPSGPPPQIRILKRPATNGVLSNPNSASRPAFPVKSLAQREAEYAEARKRILGSASPEEEQDKPILDRPTRISQPEDSRQLNNVIRQPLGPDGSQGFKQRR; encoded by the exons ATGAACCAGACCTGCTTGGTGTGGCATGGTTTTGAACTCCAGACAAAAAAGATGTCCGTG GAAATAGATAGACGGTTGGAAAAGAAACTGAAGATCACACAAAAAGAAAG taGTAGAAAATCAAAATCTCCTCCCAAAGTGCCGATTGTGATTCAGGACGACAGCCTTCCCTCAGGTCCTCCCCCGCAGATCAGGATCTTAAAGAGGCCCGCAACTAATGGCGTGCTCAGTAACCCCAACTCTGCGAGCAGACCAGCCTTTCCCGTGAAGTCTCTGGCACAAAGGGAGGCAGAATACGCAGAAGCCAGAAAACGAATTCTGGGCAGCGCGAGCCCAGAAGAGGAACAGGACAAACCCATTCTAGACAG GCCAACAAGGATCTCCCAGCCAGAAGACAGCAGACAGCTCAACAATGTGATTAGGCAGCCACTGGGTCCTGACGGTTCACAAGGCTTCAAACAGCGCAGATAA